TTAATTAACTCGGCTTTTTTATTTCTTATCTATATAATAATAACTATTTCTTCTTTTTCATGGGACGCATCAAACCTTCTTGCGCTACCGAAGCTATTAGTTTACCATCTCTAGTATAAATATTTCCACAAGCAAAACCTCTTGCACCATTAGTGTTTGGACTTTCTACCGAGAACAACATCCAATCATTAAAGTCAAAATCACGATAAAACCACATCGAGTGGTCTAAACTTGCCATTTGTGTGTTTCCAAAGTTAGCTACACTAGCATTTGGGTTTAAACAAGCGGTTAAAATATTATAGTCTGATATATACGTTAATATTTGCTGTTTAATTCCTAATGGTAAATCAGAAGCTTCTCCTTTTAATTTAAACCAAACATCAACTACTGGAGGTAAATCTTTTCTATCTAACGGATTTACAATTTGTACAGGTTTAAAATCGATAGGGCGCTCAATACTTAAAAAGTCTTTCATTTTCTTTGGCAAGAAAGCTCCAAATTGATCTAACATATCTGTCCAACTTAACAACTCTTCTGGTTGTTTTAAATCTTTTTTTATCGGCATTTGATGCTCATACCCTTCTTCTTTTTTATGAAAAGAACAAGACAGAATAAAAATTGTTTTATCTTTTTGATGTGCTGTTACTCTACGTGTAGAAAAACTACCTCCATCACGAATAGTTTGCACATTATAAGTAATAGACAACTCCAAGTTTCCTGCTTCTAAAAAATACGAGTGCAACGAGTGTAAAATGCGTTCTTTAGGTGTTGTTCTATACGCTGCATTTAGTGCTTGTGCTAATACTTGACCTCCAAAAACATTTGGACTTCCTATATCTCTACTTACTCCATTAAAATTGCCTTCACCTAAGTCGTCAAGGGTAAGTATATTTAATAACTCTTGTGTGTTTTTCATTTGTTACTATAATAAAGAGGATTTAATTCTTTATATCTTTTATTTTAAAAGGCTTTATTAGCCTAAATTCTGTTGGTTGAATTCTATTCAAAAATAAACTTAAAATACGATTTGGAATACTTTTTCTATGTCGTAGATAAATCGTTAAATCTTGTGGTACTGCTCCTACTGAACTTTTTATTTCACTTGCGGTTCTTCCAAAATTAATTGTTTTTAAATTACTATCAATTGCCAACGATATATAGTCATACAACATTCGTTGATAAACTGCAT
The nucleotide sequence above comes from Tenacibaculum singaporense. Encoded proteins:
- a CDS encoding acyl-CoA thioesterase, whose protein sequence is MKNTQELLNILTLDDLGEGNFNGVSRDIGSPNVFGGQVLAQALNAAYRTTPKERILHSLHSYFLEAGNLELSITYNVQTIRDGGSFSTRRVTAHQKDKTIFILSCSFHKKEEGYEHQMPIKKDLKQPEELLSWTDMLDQFGAFLPKKMKDFLSIERPIDFKPVQIVNPLDRKDLPPVVDVWFKLKGEASDLPLGIKQQILTYISDYNILTACLNPNASVANFGNTQMASLDHSMWFYRDFDFNDWMLFSVESPNTNGARGFACGNIYTRDGKLIASVAQEGLMRPMKKKK